AGATGCCGGCGAAGGCGACGAGGGGACGAGGTTCATCACGAGCGGATTACACCGGGGCCTTGCAGTTTTGGAAGCGATGTAAGGGCACGAGGCAGCGATTGCCAGGCCCTAGCCAGCGCTTCCAGTGGCTGCTGCTTGTGCTGCGGATATTCGTGGTGCCGCTATCCGGCTCTATCCGCAGAAACTCCTTGAAATCTAAGGTCTTGCCGTTGGCCTCGAGCTTTTGCGCGCGTCCTTTAGTCGCGTTTATCACGGCCTTCGACGACGAAGGCATTCCCCATTGTGAATAAGCGCCGAAGTTGGACCCCATAGTTTACAATATGACCCCACGCTCGATATAATTTCGGTGATCGTCCAAAGGTTTCGCCATTGCTTGCCGGGCTCTAACCTTCGACGCCGGGCAAGGGGTCAATCAGCGCGTAGAATGACACTCCTGGGCCGCAAGACCCGAAAGCCTTTACCTTGAAAGTTGAAAGAGTAGAGGCGAACTCGGCGGTTAAGCCGCGGGGTCGCCTATCCCTGATGTTTAGCCCACAGCACCGCGAAGGTGCCCGCTTCCAGCAGGTGACCAGACCAGGTTCTTACTGGGCGACAGCAGCCGAACTCGCCCTAAAGTCTTCTTAACATAGGTTAGGCCAGTTGCGTCCGGTCAGCGGAACGTCCTTAACGGCCGAGCAATCATTGCATTCTAGCTTTCGCGCAAAGTGAAAGAAAGTACGACTATGAACACGTGCGCGGGTTGCCGTCTCAGCGAGAGCTTGCCTTTCAAATTCAAAATGGCTTTTCAACCGATCGTCGATCTTTCGGCGGTTGAGGTCTGGGGATACGAAGCGCTCGTTAGGGGCGAAAATGGGGAGTCAGCCCATACCGTCCTCGCACAGGTGAACGACGAGACCCGGTACAGCTTCGACCAAGCGGCCCGTGTCACGGCAATTGAAGCCGCAGGGCCACTCTTCGCGGGCAGGGACATGCGGCTGTCCATCAACTTCATGCCGAACGCAGTATACGAGCCCAAAGCGTGCATCCAAAAGTCGCTTGCCGCCGCGAAGCGCGTGGAATTTCCACATCGTAATCTCATGTTCGAGTTCACCGAGAACGAGCGGATGGTGGATCCGGCCCACGTTGCAAGGATCGTGGAAGCATATCGCAAGTTCGGCTTCTGGACGGCACTCGATGATTTCGGGGCAGGATACGCCGGGCTCGGTCTCTTGGCCCGATTGCAGCCCGATCTGATCAAGATCGACATGGAACTGATCCGCGACATACATGCCAGCCAAGCCAAGCAAACAGTTGTCGCTGGCATCGTGAATATCGCGCGCGAGCTTGACGTCCGCGTTCTCGCCGAAGGCATCGAGAACGAAGCCGAACTCGGCGTGTTGAGAGCGGCTGGCATCAATCTGTTTCAGGGCTATTACTTCGCAAAGCCAGGATTCATGACGTTGCCGCAAGTTGCTTTCATTGCGGAGAAGCCGATTGAAGCAGCTTTGGCAGCACGATGACGAATCAGCTCATTAGCTGCCCCGCCATTCAATCTCGTCGGCTGTTCGTTCGATATTGAACTAGGCTCATCCGTCCAAGGCGGGTGGCTCGGCTCGATACTCTCCCTTCAGAGCAGCGTATCGGCAGAGTGAATACGGCATTATCGACCAGCCCGTTGCTCTCGAGTGCGACTCGCAGTCAGCCAGACGTTCTAAGAGGTGAACGAGGTACCATGCTGTTTCGGTTGGTCTACCACAGTCGCAACTTGCTACGTCGGAAGGCCGTAGCCGCTGGCAGCGGGCTGATGAGCATTGCGAAGGCCGCAGAACAAAACAATCTTCAATTAGGGATATCCGGCGCCCTTCTATTCGACAAGGACACTTTTGCGCAAGTGCTCGAAGGAGACAGAACAAAGGTCACGCAACTTTTCATCAGGATATGCAGCGATAGCCGACATACCGACATTAGTATCGTCGAGGCAAAGTCGGTCACCGACCGCAGGTTCGCCGATTGGGCTATGGCGCTTATTGCGAATCCTGCTGCGTCGCCTGTCGGACCGAACTACATTTCCGGCGATGCGGTGGTCGAGATGATGTTCGAGCAGATTCAGAATTCGGATGCTCCGCTGAGGGTTGCTGTTCCTGTCTGGTGAGGACGCTGGGCAGCTGGCAACCTTACACGAAGAGTTCAAGTCGCTTTTGAGAATGCGGGTGTGGATGCGCGGTTGCCGCACTTTTTTACGGCCGGCTACTCGGATCGATCTGCTTTTATAGCTCGCCTCGACCGTTGACCGCTCGTGAGCATTACGTGAGTTTTCACAAGGCCCGTAGGCTAGGGCTTCAGATGGGCCGACACCATTGCCAGAAATTCTTGGCGCAGGATCGGATCATCCTTGAAGCAGCCGATCATTTTGCTATAGTCGATAGATCCACGCCGTGCTTTTGTACGCCGCGTCCGCTGATGCAGTGATGCTCGGCTTTCACGAACACAGCCACGCCTTTCGGCTCGAGTTCGGATTAGATCGCATTCGCGATCTCGGTCGTAAACCTCTCTTGTATCTGCAGGCGCCTCGAATACCCGTCCACCACCCGCGCGAGTTTGGAAATGCCTACGACGCGCTGCGCCGGTACGTATCCTACCCATGCGCGCCCGACAATCGGTGCCATATGATGTTCGCAATGGCTACGGAAAGGAATGTTTCTGAGCAGAACCATATCGTCGTAACCACCAGTCTCGGCGAATGTCGTTCGAAGATGCTCGGTCGGGTCTTCGAAATAGGTCCGATACGCTTCGACGACCCGCCGTGGCGTGTCTACGAGTCCTTCTCTTTCGGGATATTCCCCGATCCAGCGTAGAATCACCCTGAATGCCTCCTCGGCATCTTCCCTGGACATGACCTTTCCAGCCGTGGACGGCGAAACGTTTGAAAAATCTTGCAACTTTTGACCTCTTATCTAAGGAAACGTCGCGTAAGTCGCTGTGGATCACAGTCTGGAAAATGCGTGAACTAAGGCGGTTCTAATGCCAGCGCGTCGGCGCGCCGTCTGATCGCCCGGATTTCATCCGGATCCTTCCTATCCAGGTTCGTATATTGATTTCGCATGCGGCCGTTTGAAGAAAACCGCTGGCGGTGCTTCGCAAGAAAACTCCAGTAGAGGGTGGTGAAGGGACAGGCGTCCTCTCCGATCGATTTCTTTGGATCGAAACGGCAACCTTTGCAGTGATTGCTCATCCGATTGATGTAGGCGCCGGACGCCGCGTACGGCTTGGTTGCAATGACGCCGCCGTCACCATATTGGCTCATACCGAGCGTGTTCGGTAGCGACACCCAGTCGATCGCGTCCCAGAACATCGACATGTGCCAACGGTGGACCTCGTAGGGAGCTACACCGATCAGCATTGCGAATAGCCCTAGTACCATAAGCCTCTCGATGTGGTGGGCGTATGCATGGTCGATGGTGTGCGTGATGGCATCGGCGAGGCACCGCATGTCGGTCTCAGCGGTCCAGTAAAAGCCTGGCATCCGAAGGTGCGCGTCCAGCGCGTTTTCTTCGGCATAATGCGGCATGCGCTGCCAGTAGATGCCCCGGACGTATTCTCTCCATCCGAGGATCTGACGAACGAAACCTTCCAAGGCATTCAGGGGGGCCTCTTCGCTCCTCAGTGCGGCTTTGATCACCTCAGTGGGCGAAAGGATATGGAGGTTGAGGGGACCCGACAGTCGGGAATGATAGAGGAAGGGTTCTCCGTTCTGCATGGCATCCTGGTAGGTGCCGAACAATGGCAACCGTCGGGATACGAAATCCTCCAGGTGTTCGAGCGCTTGGGCGCGAGACACGGGAAGATCGATATTTTCCAGCCTTCCCGGACTGCTGGCGAAACGTCGTGAAACAAGATCACGCACCTCCGCGCTGATCGGGTCCATTTTCGAGGCGCGTTTCGGAGGAATAGTTGGCGCGTCTTTCCCCAGCGGCTTCCTGTTTTGATCGTCGTAGTTCCATGCCGAGCCGACGGGCTTTCCGGCTTTGTCCATGAGAAGCCCGGTTTTTTTCCTCATGAAGCGGTAGAACGTTTCCAGAATGTGTCGTGGGTGGTCGCGCGTGAACGCCGCGAACTCGTCTCGTGAGCAGAAGAAATGCCGATCGCTCCTGATCTCGGGCGGTTGCGGGAGGCGTCTCAATTTTTCGGCAACCCGCCAGTCTCCGGGCTCGATCGCAATTGTTCGTTCCGGCTTGAGCAGTCTTTGCGCTCGGCCGATTTCGGTCTCGAAGCTACCTGAATTTTCGGGATGGTCGATGGCCACGTAGTGCAC
The genomic region above belongs to Bradyrhizobium sp. CCBAU 53338 and contains:
- a CDS encoding cryptochrome/photolyase family protein, which produces MPEPTQLKTRNLVIVLGDQLDGNSAAFDGFDPEVDVILQMEVLEEAAYITQHKLRIAYFFASMRHFRQDMTARGRRVHYVAIDHPENSGSFETEIGRAQRLLKPERTIAIEPGDWRVAEKLRRLPQPPEIRSDRHFFCSRDEFAAFTRDHPRHILETFYRFMRKKTGLLMDKAGKPVGSAWNYDDQNRKPLGKDAPTIPPKRASKMDPISAEVRDLVSRRFASSPGRLENIDLPVSRAQALEHLEDFVSRRLPLFGTYQDAMQNGEPFLYHSRLSGPLNLHILSPTEVIKAALRSEEAPLNALEGFVRQILGWREYVRGIYWQRMPHYAEENALDAHLRMPGFYWTAETDMRCLADAITHTIDHAYAHHIERLMVLGLFAMLIGVAPYEVHRWHMSMFWDAIDWVSLPNTLGMSQYGDGGVIATKPYAASGAYINRMSNHCKGCRFDPKKSIGEDACPFTTLYWSFLAKHRQRFSSNGRMRNQYTNLDRKDPDEIRAIRRRADALALEPP
- a CDS encoding EAL domain-containing protein, giving the protein MAFQPIVDLSAVEVWGYEALVRGENGESAHTVLAQVNDETRYSFDQAARVTAIEAAGPLFAGRDMRLSINFMPNAVYEPKACIQKSLAAAKRVEFPHRNLMFEFTENERMVDPAHVARIVEAYRKFGFWTALDDFGAGYAGLGLLARLQPDLIKIDMELIRDIHASQAKQTVVAGIVNIARELDVRVLAEGIENEAELGVLRAAGINLFQGYYFAKPGFMTLPQVAFIAEKPIEAALAAR
- a CDS encoding BLUF domain-containing protein; this translates as MLFRLVYHSRNLLRRKAVAAGSGLMSIAKAAEQNNLQLGISGALLFDKDTFAQVLEGDRTKVTQLFIRICSDSRHTDISIVEAKSVTDRRFADWAMALIANPAASPVGPNYISGDAVVEMMFEQIQNSDAPLRVAVPVW